The proteins below are encoded in one region of Candidatus Poribacteria bacterium:
- a CDS encoding carbohydrate binding family 9 domain-containing protein, whose protein sequence is MEKTKQLRWLRAILCVLIALLTIPLFAETQNLTRTINATWVDTPPVIDGKLTDSVWQHAQIAKNFFRAKEGNIQLAQLNTEARVLYDENTLYIGVRCEEPDMKSLRETKTRRDSPVWQNDCIEVMLDTYHDRRNCYIFAVNTLGTQTDERVSNESVFDISWDAKWEAKVKKHRDGWTAEFAIPFRALRFNRDNTTWGINFWRVRPVNSQSYSWARTAFFSRVSEFGNLTGLNLEKIETEQKLGILPYGSYRAIENRPNDLDGGLDLILPISTRLTSNVTFNPDFSQLESDPTQINISSDRELSLPERRPFFREGAELFDLPLNLFYTRRVQEIDFGAKTAGTMGSANFSVVNTYGKMIDRYDADQKKQANLLAGRVNYNIGERTVIGAMGTHKHQADRDVGLLSLNGRFGLHRNWTATSQYAVDLIDGETHWAYYTAMEWLHQGWLANIRLEEIQDGFRPNEMGLEDEAFRRSRARVRYNYEFPEGNLVQLFQIDTRHFHQTNAQKLLRERRSEFRFNIDIGRFDLFTSGGFGVLREVGQLFDTKFIGSEIAYEAPWWHLAVGNRFGVRRDEFNRFTNFSGGVNLFGKLTADIDLENFFWHRYRNTLIFRLRSNYQLTQKIGWLVFVERVDERLQDEISYNFNAIFDYEFTPESHFFFVFVDSLPGERAVFTKLAYLFESSLPDFRQSQ, encoded by the coding sequence GTGGAGAAAACTAAACAGCTGCGGTGGCTGCGTGCAATACTTTGTGTACTGATTGCGCTACTAACTATACCGCTTTTCGCAGAAACGCAAAATTTGACGCGCACCATCAATGCCACATGGGTGGATACGCCCCCGGTCATTGATGGCAAACTTACCGATAGTGTATGGCAACACGCCCAAATTGCGAAAAATTTCTTCCGTGCGAAAGAGGGAAACATTCAGCTTGCACAGCTAAACACCGAAGCAAGAGTTTTGTACGATGAGAACACTCTCTATATCGGTGTGCGTTGCGAGGAGCCGGACATGAAAAGTCTACGCGAAACAAAAACACGCCGGGATTCCCCTGTTTGGCAGAACGACTGTATCGAAGTGATGCTTGATACCTATCATGACCGTCGTAACTGCTACATTTTTGCCGTCAACACACTCGGCACACAGACGGATGAGCGGGTCAGCAACGAGAGTGTTTTTGACATAAGTTGGGATGCAAAATGGGAAGCAAAGGTAAAGAAACACCGGGATGGTTGGACCGCAGAATTTGCCATACCGTTCCGGGCACTCCGTTTTAATCGGGATAACACCACGTGGGGAATCAACTTTTGGCGGGTACGTCCGGTAAACAGTCAATCCTATTCTTGGGCACGCACCGCTTTTTTCTCACGTGTGTCGGAGTTTGGCAATTTGACCGGCTTGAATTTGGAAAAGATCGAAACGGAGCAGAAGCTCGGTATTCTCCCCTACGGTAGCTATCGCGCGATAGAAAATCGTCCCAATGACCTTGATGGTGGGTTAGACCTTATCCTCCCGATTTCGACGCGCCTCACCTCAAATGTGACTTTTAATCCCGATTTTTCACAATTAGAAAGCGATCCAACCCAAATTAACATCTCAAGTGACCGTGAATTATCTCTCCCCGAACGCCGTCCATTCTTCCGGGAGGGTGCTGAGTTGTTTGATCTACCACTCAATCTATTCTATACTCGTCGCGTTCAAGAAATTGATTTCGGTGCAAAAACGGCGGGCACAATGGGCAGCGCTAATTTCTCGGTTGTCAATACCTATGGTAAAATGATCGATCGGTATGACGCCGATCAGAAAAAGCAGGCGAATCTTTTAGCTGGGCGGGTGAATTACAATATCGGTGAGCGGACTGTCATCGGCGCGATGGGCACACACAAACACCAAGCTGACCGCGATGTAGGACTCCTATCGCTCAATGGTCGATTTGGACTTCATCGAAACTGGACTGCAACATCGCAATATGCGGTTGATCTCATTGATGGCGAAACGCATTGGGCATATTATACCGCGATGGAATGGCTTCATCAAGGGTGGCTCGCCAACATTCGGCTTGAAGAAATCCAGGACGGCTTTCGCCCAAATGAGATGGGACTTGAAGATGAAGCGTTCCGTCGGAGCCGTGCCCGTGTAAGGTACAACTATGAGTTTCCAGAGGGGAATTTGGTGCAATTATTTCAGATTGATACGCGCCATTTTCATCAAACCAATGCACAAAAATTACTACGAGAACGGCGGAGCGAGTTCCGTTTCAATATTGACATTGGTCGGTTTGACCTCTTCACTTCCGGTGGATTTGGCGTACTCCGCGAGGTCGGTCAACTTTTTGACACCAAGTTTATCGGTTCAGAGATTGCTTATGAAGCACCGTGGTGGCACTTAGCGGTTGGAAATCGTTTTGGGGTCCGTCGAGATGAGTTCAACCGATTTACCAACTTCTCTGGGGGTGTCAACCTCTTCGGCAAGCTGACCGCTGATATAGACCTTGAGAATTTCTTTTGGCACAGGTATCGAAATACACTGATTTTCCGGCTCCGCAGTAACTATCAATTAACTCAAAAAATCGGTTGGCTCGTGTTTGTTGAACGCGTCGATGAACGGCTGCAAGATGAGATTAGCTACAATTTCAACGCAATCTTCGACTACGAGTTCACCCCAGAGAGCCACTTCTTCTTTGTGTTTGTTGATAGCCTGCCGGGTGAGCGAGCTGTGTTTACGAAACTCGCGTATCTTTTTGAATCTAGTCTGCCAGATTTCCGTCAATCTCAATGA